The following proteins come from a genomic window of Candidatus Methylomirabilis sp.:
- a CDS encoding TolC family protein, whose amino-acid sequence MTLFRPLLWAAALAFIMLPLYAAAAEIRNLALEQAVELALQRNPTLRAQSQGVVSARANEVTAGLLPNPVFVSSSQDFTAGVSQLFERGSKRGRRIDSAKLSTEITASDFSEARRGLVFSVRKTFTDALLARSNLELAQQNLKNFQEEEGLNTIRFQKGDISGADLLKIELQELQFENDVQDANLALKTARTTLRTLLATPELAEEFEIEGELEFREFDMSLADLNELALRNRPDLRSVETLKKKTEADIRLAIANSYTDVSLALGYHHTEPGVSSSINPLFPAGPQENSVGFGFSFPLRIFDRNQGEIARTKAEAIRASSIAEAVRNQISNDVEVSYAAFRTSRERVRLYEQVYLNRAKESREIAEFAYKSGRTSILDLLEAERTHRGVQLAYRQALATYLTNLHQLNAVVGMDVAK is encoded by the coding sequence ATGACGCTATTCCGCCCCCTTCTATGGGCGGCGGCCCTCGCATTTATCATGTTACCCCTCTATGCGGCGGCCGCCGAGATCCGAAACCTGGCATTGGAACAGGCCGTGGAGCTGGCGCTCCAGCGTAACCCGACGCTTCGGGCTCAGTCGCAGGGCGTTGTCTCCGCCCGAGCCAACGAGGTGACCGCTGGGCTCCTGCCCAATCCGGTCTTCGTAAGCTCATCGCAGGACTTTACGGCTGGAGTATCCCAGCTCTTCGAGCGCGGGAGTAAGCGCGGGCGCCGAATTGACAGCGCGAAGCTCTCTACTGAGATCACCGCCAGCGATTTTTCTGAGGCCCGGCGAGGTCTGGTCTTCTCAGTGCGAAAGACGTTCACGGACGCCCTGCTGGCCAGATCGAACCTGGAACTAGCCCAGCAGAACCTCAAGAATTTTCAGGAGGAGGAAGGTCTCAACACGATCAGGTTTCAGAAGGGCGACATCTCGGGGGCCGATCTCCTGAAGATCGAGCTTCAGGAGCTCCAATTTGAAAACGACGTACAGGACGCGAACCTGGCCCTGAAAACGGCCAGGACGACCTTAAGGACATTGCTGGCTACCCCGGAGTTGGCTGAAGAGTTCGAGATCGAAGGCGAACTCGAGTTCAGAGAGTTCGACATGTCACTGGCCGACTTAAACGAGCTTGCCCTCCGTAACCGGCCGGATCTCCGTTCAGTCGAAACCTTGAAGAAGAAGACGGAGGCAGACATCAGACTGGCCATCGCCAACAGCTACACCGATGTCTCTTTAGCGCTCGGCTATCATCACACCGAACCAGGGGTATCAAGTTCGATCAACCCGCTCTTTCCGGCCGGTCCCCAAGAGAACAGCGTCGGCTTTGGCTTCAGCTTCCCGCTCCGCATCTTCGACCGAAATCAGGGAGAGATTGCCAGAACCAAAGCGGAAGCAATCCGGGCCTCCTCGATTGCTGAGGCTGTTCGCAACCAGATTAGCAACGACGTGGAGGTGAGTTATGCCGCCTTCCGGACCAGCCGGGAGCGGGTTCGACTCTACGAACAGGTCTATCTTAACCGGGCCAAGGAGTCCAGGGAGATCGCCGAGTTTGCGTACAAGAGCGGTCGGACATCTATCCTGGACCTGCTGGAAGCGGAACGGACCCACCGGGGCGTGCAATTAGCTTACCGCCAGGCGCTGGCAACCTACCTGACGAACCTTCACCAGCTTAATGCAGTGGTAGGAATGGACGTGGCCAAATGA
- a CDS encoding DUF4321 domain-containing protein, whose amino-acid sequence MAKRSDSVIMLLVILILGALIGTVIGEVIATVAPGGTLEKIFSKGINPGLSPPATLDLKILSLSFGFTVKINFSSLLGIGLALLLYRKL is encoded by the coding sequence TTGGCTAAACGAAGTGACAGCGTGATCATGTTGTTGGTGATCCTCATATTGGGGGCATTGATAGGGACTGTGATAGGAGAGGTCATCGCCACCGTGGCGCCCGGTGGGACACTGGAAAAGATCTTCAGCAAGGGGATCAATCCTGGTCTCTCCCCACCGGCAACCCTTGACCTGAAGATACTGAGTCTTTCCTTCGGTTTCACCGTCAAGATCAATTTCTCGAGCTTGCTGGGCATCGGCCTGGCTCTCTTACTCTACCGGAAGCTGTGA
- a CDS encoding Maf family protein: protein MIILASASPRRELLLQALWVDHRIIPSLVDEAGSLPGTTTASHAETLALRKAAEVAARVGEGLVLGADTIVECGGRLLGKPKDLDEAREFLCLLSGRSHLVVTGLALVQAGDGRTEVGHEVTEVQMRALTGKEIDAYVQTGEPSDKAGGYAIQGAAEGFIEGIKGSFTNVVGLPLGRLRTLLLRFGIDPLHRQV, encoded by the coding sequence GTGATTATCCTGGCCTCTGCTTCTCCCCGGCGAGAGTTGCTGCTACAGGCGCTGTGGGTCGATCACCGGATCATCCCCAGCCTGGTTGACGAAGCGGGTTCGCTGCCAGGGACAACGACGGCATCCCACGCCGAAACCCTGGCTCTTCGAAAGGCAGCCGAGGTAGCGGCCAGGGTAGGGGAGGGGTTGGTCCTTGGCGCCGACACCATCGTCGAATGCGGCGGTCGCCTCCTAGGTAAGCCGAAAGACCTGGACGAGGCTCGCGAGTTTCTGTGCCTGTTAAGCGGTCGGAGTCATCTGGTGGTGACCGGGCTCGCCCTCGTGCAGGCCGGCGATGGCAGAACAGAGGTCGGACACGAGGTGACCGAGGTACAGATGCGAGCCTTGACGGGTAAGGAAATTGACGCCTACGTGCAGACGGGTGAGCCGTCTGATAAGGCCGGGGGCTACGCGATCCAGGGAGCGGCCGAGGGCTTCATTGAGGGGATCAAAGGAAGTTTTACAAATGTGGTCGGCCTACCGCTCGGCAGGCTGCGCACGCTGCTCCTGCGGTTTGGCATCGATCCGCTCCATCGACAGGTCTGA
- a CDS encoding nucleotide pyrophosphohydrolase, with product MSSFDTTIAKIRAFRDARDWMQFHNPKNLAISINLESAELLEHFQWKSMEESEVHARAAREEIADEMADVAIYLFELADNLGIDLLSSVDAKLAKNESKYPVAKAKGSAAKYNQL from the coding sequence ATGAGTAGCTTTGATACAACCATTGCCAAGATCCGTGCGTTTCGAGACGCACGCGATTGGATGCAGTTCCATAATCCCAAGAACCTCGCAATTTCCATTAATCTGGAATCGGCGGAGCTACTTGAGCATTTCCAGTGGAAGTCGATGGAGGAAAGCGAGGTGCACGCGAGAGCGGCGCGCGAAGAGATCGCAGACGAAATGGCGGATGTCGCAATCTACCTGTTTGAGTTGGCTGATAACCTTGGGATCGATCTGCTCTCCAGTGTTGATGCGAAACTCGCCAAGAACGAAAGCAAATACCCTGTCGCGAAAGCCAAGGGTTCGGCAGCAAAATACAATCAACTCTAA
- the hemC gene encoding hydroxymethylbilane synthase → MLKLGTRGSPLALCQAGLVSEGLSRRWPGLKVVIIPIKTSGDKFLDVALSQVGGKGLFVKEIEEALLDHRIDLAVHSMKDLPAELAPGLRVGAVTHREDPLDALVARNGLRFTELPREARIGTSSLRRQVQLLHCRPNLQIIPLRGNVQTRLNKLETLDLEAVVLAAAGLIRLGLQDRITECLPPDLCLPAIGQGALAIEIRQNDQRTAELIETLDHRETRQATMAERAFLQRLGGSCVTPIAAFGQIEGETLVLTGMVAGLDGKRLLREAVRGETGAPEQVGQALAEALLAAGAGEILREIDAQLSEGRR, encoded by the coding sequence ATGCTGAAGCTGGGTACGCGCGGAAGTCCGCTGGCGCTCTGCCAGGCAGGGCTCGTGTCGGAAGGCCTGAGCCGACGATGGCCCGGTCTGAAAGTCGTCATCATTCCTATCAAGACCTCCGGTGACAAGTTCCTCGATGTGGCCCTTTCGCAGGTGGGCGGGAAGGGTCTCTTTGTAAAGGAGATCGAGGAGGCCCTGCTCGATCACCGGATCGATCTTGCGGTCCACAGCATGAAGGATCTGCCTGCGGAGCTGGCGCCGGGCCTTCGGGTGGGGGCCGTCACGCACCGCGAAGACCCGCTTGATGCGCTCGTGGCCAGGAACGGCCTACGGTTTACGGAACTGCCTCGCGAGGCCAGGATCGGCACCAGCAGCCTCCGCCGACAGGTTCAGCTCCTCCATTGTCGCCCGAACCTCCAGATCATTCCCCTGCGCGGCAATGTGCAGACGCGGCTGAACAAGCTCGAGACGCTCGATCTTGAGGCCGTAGTCCTGGCGGCTGCGGGCCTCATCCGCCTCGGTCTGCAGGATCGGATTACTGAGTGTCTGCCGCCGGATCTGTGCCTGCCGGCGATCGGCCAGGGAGCGCTGGCGATTGAAATCCGGCAGAACGATCAGCGAACGGCCGAGCTTATCGAGACGCTCGATCATCGTGAGACTCGACAGGCTACGATGGCGGAACGGGCATTCCTGCAGCGCCTGGGCGGGAGCTGCGTGACCCCGATCGCCGCCTTTGGCCAGATTGAAGGAGAAACGCTCGTTCTCACTGGAATGGTTGCCGGCCTGGACGGCAAGCGGCTACTTAGAGAAGCCGTTCGGGGGGAGACCGGCGCGCCGGAGCAGGTGGGACAGGCGTTGGCCGAGGCGCTGCTTGCCGCTGGAGCCGGGGAGATCCTCCGGGAGATTGATGCCCAGCTCTCAGAGGGGCGCAGATGA
- a CDS encoding Zn-ribbon domain-containing OB-fold protein — MANAKREKPNQKLTNEEPVALPETDDGTILFNVPFPKDLAQLKTMAPIILKQPYQIDYIHSYGQDSPFFAGLANGKLLGTVCTSCGYKYATPKLHCMDCGSECEWFELPQVGAVHTFTVCYFGSEEFLKETPFVLILVEWPGVDTLFLSRLLGIDPLNPSLEWVGMQVRAKFRRLSKFKPTDVYFVPA; from the coding sequence ATGGCGAACGCCAAACGTGAGAAACCGAATCAGAAGCTAACCAATGAAGAGCCAGTGGCGTTGCCGGAGACCGACGATGGGACGATTCTGTTCAATGTTCCGTTCCCCAAGGACCTGGCCCAGCTCAAGACCATGGCTCCCATCATCCTCAAGCAGCCGTATCAGATTGATTACATCCACAGCTACGGACAGGACTCCCCGTTCTTTGCCGGCTTGGCCAACGGCAAGCTGCTAGGGACCGTCTGCACGTCGTGTGGCTACAAATACGCGACACCCAAACTGCACTGTATGGATTGCGGCAGTGAGTGTGAGTGGTTCGAACTGCCCCAGGTCGGCGCGGTCCATACCTTTACGGTCTGTTATTTTGGGAGCGAGGAGTTCCTGAAGGAAACCCCCTTTGTGCTGATCCTGGTAGAGTGGCCCGGTGTCGATACCCTGTTTCTCTCGCGGCTGCTCGGCATCGATCCGCTGAACCCCTCGCTGGAGTGGGTCGGGATGCAGGTGCGGGCGAAATTCCGCCGCCTCTCCAAGTTCAAGCCGACCGATGTCTACTTCGTCCCGGCGTAG
- a CDS encoding efflux RND transporter periplasmic adaptor subunit: protein MISSPEYRTRQQALETTGKVQFNEERLVRVNAPVTGRVAEVLAHPGNIVEPGHRLLVLDSPDLGTAKSDYAKAVSDLERAEKAVTLARELFQAKAIAQKELRDTENDYRKAMAEKERAASRLRTLGVPDSQLSDIAARTDTSTTVVVTAPRGGVIVERNVIPGQVVAYGQSDTPPNLFLISDLSTMWVLADVYEPDVPTVHLGQAAVVTLPCCPGTRYEGRVSYISDSVDPQSRTVKVRVVVPNRGRALKAEMFVKVIISTGSAKVLALPQSAIQQENNETFVLIVKGKDEYERRPVKLGADLDGAVEVLNGVTSKDRVVSTGSILLKRTVK from the coding sequence ATGATCAGTTCGCCTGAATACCGAACCCGTCAGCAGGCGCTCGAAACGACGGGGAAGGTTCAGTTTAACGAAGAGCGACTTGTCCGGGTCAACGCTCCGGTTACAGGCCGTGTTGCTGAAGTCCTGGCGCACCCCGGCAACATCGTCGAGCCAGGCCACCGGCTCCTGGTGCTGGACAGCCCAGATCTCGGCACCGCCAAGTCGGATTATGCCAAGGCCGTGTCTGACCTCGAGCGAGCTGAAAAGGCCGTCACGCTGGCGCGTGAGCTGTTCCAAGCGAAAGCCATTGCACAGAAGGAGCTTCGCGACACGGAGAACGACTATCGAAAGGCCATGGCCGAAAAGGAGCGGGCAGCCTCACGCCTGCGAACACTGGGCGTCCCGGATTCGCAATTGAGCGACATCGCGGCGCGGACGGATACGTCGACAACGGTCGTTGTAACGGCGCCACGGGGTGGCGTTATTGTCGAGCGGAACGTCATCCCAGGACAGGTGGTTGCATACGGACAGTCCGACACCCCGCCCAATCTCTTTCTCATTTCCGATCTCAGCACCATGTGGGTCCTCGCCGACGTATATGAACCCGATGTACCCACGGTCCACCTCGGCCAGGCAGCGGTAGTGACGCTGCCGTGCTGCCCGGGTACGCGGTATGAGGGACGGGTAAGCTATATCAGCGACTCGGTCGATCCCCAGTCCCGGACGGTCAAGGTCCGCGTGGTGGTGCCAAACAGAGGACGCGCGCTCAAGGCTGAGATGTTCGTCAAGGTGATTATTTCGACCGGCTCCGCCAAGGTACTGGCCCTTCCCCAGAGCGCCATCCAGCAGGAGAACAATGAAACGTTCGTGCTCATCGTCAAGGGAAAGGACGAGTACGAACGGCGTCCGGTCAAGCTGGGCGCCGACCTCGACGGTGCCGTTGAGGTCCTGAATGGAGTGACATCCAAGGACCGCGTGGTCAGCACCGGCAGCATCCTCTTGAAGAGGACGGTAAAATGA
- a CDS encoding CusA/CzcA family heavy metal efflux RND transporter, with the protein MIQRLITFALHQRFITLALALLLTVGGIVSFYRLPIEAYPDVADVQVDVITIWPGRAAEEVERHITIPLEKELNGVAKITFLRSTSIFGLSNIRVLFEDGTDNYWARQQVQERLAQAEIPPDAKPGLGPLSSVIGEVYRYTLESKTMPLVELKALQDWVIEREFRKVPGVVDVVSWGGGIKQYRITIDPSRLRAYNLTLKQVFDAVSSNNANAGGSYIPQGEYALMVRGIGLIRSTRDIENIVVTAQRGTPVRIRDIGQVGIGHAIRFGVLGRDHEDDLVQGIVLMRKGENPGKVIDGARKKIEEIQTLLPSGVEMRPYYSRDRLVKTTVTTVMRNLIEGAVLVILLLWLFLYNLRAALIVALTIPLSLLFAFIFMDLRGIPANLLSLGAIDFGIIVDGAVIMTENIVRHLSGHTPTEHRVIHKVQHAAMEVARPLTFAVLIIMTVYVPILTFQRIEGKLFRPMAVTISLAVIGSLLLTLTVIPLLSSFFFHRPPSERESPVLRWLRRPYVPTLRWCIDRPLIPLLGAGGLLILSLLVFAALGKEFLPELDEGDIWLRVKFPVGISLEGARPYVHEIRERLVKFSEVRVAVSQQGAPDDGTDPNGPDNAEFYIGLKPREEWSFRNKETLIEAMSGALGDIPGITTNFSQPIKDNVDEALAGVKGELAIKLFGPDLFVLEDKAKEITGVLSSIRGVADIDYDHLVGQPQIQVAVDRSATARYGINVQDVQDAIEAATKGRIVTEVFEGERRFGLAVGLLQSGDSLANLQNLAISAPSGERIPVTQLAEIKKTEGLAQILREGNIRRVAIKWSVRERDMGSLVAEAMRKVETTVKLPQGYSMVWSGRFEDQQRALSRLYIIVPLVIFIIFILLFGAFQSIGHALLIMLNLPFALIGGTLALYLWQTNFNISAAVGYIAVFGVSVLNGVVLVSSIRQAYEEGLPLREAVVRGCEIRFRPIIVSGIVAVIGFLPAALSHGIGAEIQRPLARVVIGGLISSTALTLLVLPAIYALLARRQERRERPAPKAR; encoded by the coding sequence ATGATCCAGCGCCTGATTACCTTTGCGCTGCATCAGCGCTTTATTACGCTGGCGCTCGCGCTCCTGCTGACGGTTGGTGGGATCGTGTCTTTCTACCGGTTGCCGATCGAAGCCTACCCAGACGTCGCCGATGTCCAGGTTGACGTGATCACGATCTGGCCAGGTCGAGCGGCCGAAGAGGTTGAGCGCCACATCACGATTCCGCTTGAGAAGGAGCTGAACGGCGTCGCAAAGATCACATTCCTGAGGTCAACATCGATCTTCGGGCTCTCGAACATCCGGGTCCTCTTCGAAGACGGCACCGACAACTACTGGGCGCGGCAGCAGGTGCAGGAGCGCCTCGCGCAGGCGGAGATCCCGCCGGATGCGAAGCCGGGCCTCGGGCCGCTGTCCAGCGTCATCGGTGAAGTGTACCGCTACACGCTCGAATCGAAGACAATGCCACTCGTCGAGCTGAAGGCGCTCCAGGATTGGGTCATCGAGCGCGAATTCCGGAAGGTGCCCGGTGTAGTGGATGTCGTCTCCTGGGGCGGCGGCATCAAGCAATACCGGATTACCATCGATCCTTCCCGGCTTCGAGCCTACAACCTCACATTAAAGCAGGTGTTCGATGCCGTCTCGAGCAACAACGCCAATGCCGGCGGCAGTTACATCCCACAGGGCGAGTACGCGCTGATGGTCCGTGGCATCGGCCTCATCCGATCCACGCGCGACATCGAGAACATCGTTGTGACTGCGCAGAGGGGCACGCCGGTCCGCATTCGCGACATCGGACAGGTCGGCATCGGCCACGCGATCCGTTTCGGCGTGCTCGGACGCGATCACGAGGACGACCTCGTGCAGGGCATTGTCCTCATGCGAAAGGGGGAGAACCCCGGGAAGGTCATCGATGGGGCTCGCAAGAAAATCGAGGAGATCCAGACACTGCTGCCATCCGGAGTAGAGATGCGACCGTACTACAGCCGTGACCGACTTGTGAAGACAACGGTCACAACGGTCATGCGGAACCTCATCGAAGGCGCGGTGCTGGTGATCCTGCTGCTCTGGCTCTTCCTCTACAACCTGCGGGCGGCTTTGATCGTGGCGCTCACCATCCCGCTCTCGCTCCTGTTCGCATTCATCTTCATGGATCTGCGCGGCATCCCGGCCAACCTGCTTTCGCTCGGCGCAATCGACTTTGGCATCATCGTTGACGGCGCTGTCATCATGACAGAAAACATCGTTCGCCATCTCAGTGGGCACACACCGACAGAGCACAGGGTCATCCACAAGGTGCAGCATGCTGCCATGGAGGTTGCGCGACCCTTGACGTTCGCTGTGCTGATCATCATGACCGTCTATGTGCCGATCCTCACATTTCAGCGGATCGAGGGCAAGCTCTTCCGGCCGATGGCCGTGACCATCTCGCTTGCCGTCATCGGCTCGCTCCTTCTTACGCTAACAGTGATTCCCTTGCTCTCCAGCTTCTTTTTCCACCGGCCGCCATCGGAACGCGAGAGTCCGGTCCTCCGATGGCTCCGGCGGCCGTATGTCCCGACGCTCCGTTGGTGTATCGACCGCCCGCTCATTCCACTGCTTGGCGCAGGCGGTCTGCTCATACTGTCATTGTTGGTCTTTGCAGCGCTTGGGAAGGAGTTTCTGCCTGAGCTCGATGAGGGAGATATCTGGCTGCGCGTTAAGTTCCCTGTGGGGATCTCACTCGAAGGAGCCCGCCCGTACGTCCATGAGATCCGCGAGCGGCTGGTGAAGTTTTCGGAGGTACGCGTCGCGGTCTCCCAACAAGGCGCGCCCGATGATGGCACGGATCCGAACGGCCCCGACAACGCCGAATTCTACATCGGGCTCAAGCCTCGAGAAGAGTGGTCATTCAGGAATAAAGAGACACTTATCGAGGCCATGAGCGGGGCGCTGGGAGACATTCCAGGCATTACGACGAACTTCTCGCAGCCGATCAAGGACAACGTGGATGAGGCGCTCGCGGGAGTGAAAGGGGAGCTCGCGATCAAGCTCTTTGGGCCCGATCTGTTTGTGCTGGAAGACAAGGCAAAGGAGATTACAGGCGTTCTGAGCAGCATTCGCGGGGTCGCAGACATTGACTACGATCACCTTGTCGGCCAGCCGCAGATCCAGGTTGCGGTGGACCGCAGTGCGACGGCCCGGTACGGGATCAACGTCCAGGACGTGCAGGACGCCATTGAGGCGGCCACGAAGGGACGGATCGTCACGGAGGTATTCGAGGGAGAGCGACGGTTCGGCCTGGCCGTGGGGCTCCTGCAGAGCGGGGACTCGCTGGCGAACTTACAGAACCTGGCGATCAGCGCTCCGAGCGGCGAGCGTATTCCGGTCACCCAACTCGCCGAGATCAAAAAGACCGAGGGGCTGGCTCAGATCTTACGCGAAGGGAATATTCGGCGAGTGGCGATTAAATGGAGTGTTCGAGAGCGCGACATGGGGAGCCTGGTAGCCGAGGCCATGCGAAAGGTCGAGACGACCGTCAAGTTGCCTCAGGGCTATAGCATGGTGTGGAGCGGGCGGTTCGAAGATCAGCAGCGGGCGCTTTCGCGCCTGTATATCATCGTGCCGCTCGTGATTTTTATCATCTTCATCCTGCTCTTCGGCGCGTTCCAGTCGATCGGTCACGCCCTGCTGATCATGTTGAATCTGCCGTTTGCGCTCATCGGGGGCACGCTGGCCTTGTACCTCTGGCAGACCAACTTCAATATTTCCGCTGCGGTCGGCTACATCGCGGTCTTTGGGGTGAGTGTGTTGAACGGCGTCGTCCTGGTCTCGTCAATTCGCCAAGCTTATGAGGAGGGACTGCCGCTCCGTGAGGCTGTCGTGCGAGGGTGTGAGATCAGATTCCGACCGATCATCGTGTCCGGGATCGTGGCGGTAATCGGGTTCCTACCGGCAGCGCTCTCGCACGGGATCGGCGCCGAGATCCAGCGCCCACTGGCCCGCGTCGTCATCGGCGGTCTGATCTCGTCCACGGCACTCACACTGCTGGTGCTGCCGGCGATCTATGCCCTGCTGGCACGGCGGCAGGAGCGCCGCGAACGGCCAGCCCCAAAGGCGCGGTAA
- the cobA gene encoding uroporphyrinogen-III C-methyltransferase, with protein MRGKVYLIGAGPGDPGLFTLRGVACLREADVIVYDYLANPRLLAYAKPDAELIYAGKKGGEADAATQEEIGRLLIDKALSGKVVARLKGGDPFIFGRGGEEGEELFQAGIPFEVVPGITSAIAVPAYAGIPLTHRDYASTVAILTGHEDPSKQTSVIAWEKVATGIGTLVFLMGCSNLPTIVDKLLGYGRSKETPAAVMHWGTKPEQETVTGTLENIVALAKMRGLGPPAVLVVGDVVRLRERLNWFERRPLFGKRILVTRTREQAGRFAELLEGQGAEVLEIPLIEIVPPKSWEPLDQAIGRFESYQWVIFTSANGVDAFFRRLRELRQDARRLGAVRICAIGPATADTLERYTIIPDLVPAEFRAEGVIEALKPYDLQGAKILLPRAEVARDLLPTDLERRGATVDVVPVYRTVQSRTAGDVLKPLLQDRKIDLVTFTSSSTVTNFVEALGQEDLKAICDGLRVACIGPITQETAERFGLPIDIIPERYTIPSLVDAIVQYFRTSGAG; from the coding sequence ATGAGGGGAAAGGTCTATCTCATTGGCGCCGGGCCTGGTGATCCCGGCCTGTTTACCCTGCGTGGTGTCGCATGCCTCCGCGAGGCTGATGTGATCGTGTACGACTACCTCGCTAACCCGCGCCTCCTTGCCTATGCAAAGCCTGACGCCGAGTTGATCTATGCCGGCAAGAAAGGCGGCGAGGCCGATGCGGCCACACAGGAGGAGATCGGCCGTCTCCTGATTGATAAGGCTCTGTCCGGAAAGGTGGTGGCGCGGCTGAAAGGGGGCGACCCGTTTATCTTCGGGCGGGGCGGCGAAGAAGGGGAGGAGCTATTCCAGGCAGGCATTCCCTTCGAGGTTGTTCCAGGGATCACCTCTGCGATTGCCGTACCTGCGTATGCAGGCATCCCCCTCACCCACCGCGATTATGCCTCGACCGTCGCCATTCTGACCGGACACGAGGATCCTTCGAAACAGACTTCGGTGATCGCCTGGGAGAAGGTGGCGACCGGTATCGGAACGTTGGTATTCCTGATGGGCTGTAGCAATCTTCCAACAATTGTCGACAAGCTCCTCGGATATGGTCGATCTAAAGAGACGCCTGCCGCCGTCATGCACTGGGGCACCAAGCCCGAGCAGGAGACGGTCACCGGTACGCTCGAAAACATTGTGGCGCTCGCCAAGATGCGCGGACTGGGGCCGCCGGCAGTCCTGGTAGTCGGCGATGTCGTCAGGCTTCGGGAGCGGCTGAACTGGTTCGAGCGGCGGCCACTCTTTGGGAAGCGGATCCTTGTGACCAGGACCCGCGAGCAGGCGGGGCGCTTTGCTGAGCTGCTGGAGGGACAAGGGGCGGAGGTTCTGGAGATTCCCCTCATTGAGATCGTGCCACCCAAAAGCTGGGAGCCGTTGGACCAGGCTATCGGGCGGTTCGAAAGCTACCAATGGGTGATCTTTACCAGTGCGAACGGCGTCGATGCCTTTTTCCGCCGGCTACGCGAGCTTCGCCAGGATGCCAGACGTCTTGGTGCCGTCAGGATCTGTGCTATCGGACCTGCAACCGCCGATACACTGGAGAGATATACCATAATCCCCGACCTGGTCCCGGCCGAGTTCCGCGCCGAAGGGGTCATCGAGGCGCTGAAGCCGTATGATCTGCAAGGCGCGAAGATCCTGCTGCCACGGGCCGAAGTCGCGAGGGATCTGTTGCCGACGGATCTCGAACGACGGGGCGCAACCGTTGACGTGGTGCCTGTCTACAGGACGGTGCAATCACGCACTGCCGGGGACGTCTTGAAGCCGCTTCTCCAGGATCGGAAGATCGACCTCGTCACCTTCACCAGCTCCTCCACCGTCACCAACTTCGTGGAGGCGCTGGGGCAGGAAGACCTCAAGGCGATCTGTGACGGGTTGCGCGTTGCGTGTATCGGCCCTATCACACAAGAGACAGCCGAACGCTTCGGTCTGCCGATCGACATCATCCCGGAGCGCTACACGATTCCATCCCTGGTTGACGCCATCGTCCAGTATTTTCGAACATCGGGCGCGGGGTAG
- a CDS encoding HigA family addiction module antitoxin, whose amino-acid sequence MPTKSKLRTTTSKGSALPHGRGRRALIARRLPINRAPTHPGEMLLEEFLRPLGISQSECATRLGVSFPRLNEIIHRKRGVTPDTALRLARVLGMSADFWLGLQQDWDLWHAMRGEGAVKIARLEPLRRLA is encoded by the coding sequence ATGCCTACGAAGTCGAAATTACGGACTACCACTAGCAAAGGGTCTGCCTTGCCGCATGGTCGTGGCCGGCGTGCTTTGATTGCGCGACGGCTACCCATCAATCGAGCGCCTACTCATCCGGGAGAGATGCTCTTGGAGGAGTTCCTGAGGCCGCTCGGGATCAGTCAGTCGGAGTGTGCGACTCGCCTGGGCGTGTCCTTTCCGAGGCTAAATGAGATCATTCATAGGAAGAGAGGGGTCACCCCCGATACGGCATTGCGCTTAGCGCGAGTACTCGGCATGTCAGCCGACTTCTGGCTTGGTTTGCAGCAGGATTGGGACCTGTGGCATGCGATGCGCGGGGAAGGGGCTGTCAAGATTGCACGCCTCGAGCCGCTTCGTCGATTGGCTTGA